A single region of the Pararhodospirillum photometricum DSM 122 genome encodes:
- a CDS encoding phosphatase PAP2 family protein yields MSLSSLSRTRSVVGLGLGALGVVALSGAPGIDLWVAGLFFDPVTRAFPPSSSLWARTAIEGAPWLVYGVLIGVTTYSALAAGLRLPFARLDRRRLAFLYGSLLLGPGLLVNLVFKNHWGRARPRALELFGGEALFTPALVPSDQCLTNCSFPSGHAALGFWVTALALVVPARWRAQAWTAALIFGGLVGGSRLVVGAHFLSDTLASAVLVIGLNIALYRSMTAVPRTTG; encoded by the coding sequence ATGAGCCTTTCGTCTCTTTCGCGGACTCGGTCCGTCGTCGGCCTGGGGCTTGGCGCCCTGGGTGTGGTCGCCCTCAGCGGGGCTCCGGGAATCGACCTTTGGGTGGCCGGCTTGTTTTTCGATCCCGTGACGCGGGCTTTTCCCCCGTCGTCCTCGCTGTGGGCCCGCACCGCCATTGAAGGCGCCCCGTGGCTGGTCTATGGCGTCTTGATCGGTGTGACGACCTACAGCGCACTGGCCGCCGGTTTGCGCTTGCCCTTCGCCCGGCTCGACCGGCGACGGCTCGCGTTCTTGTACGGCTCGTTGCTGCTGGGCCCCGGCCTTCTCGTCAATCTTGTGTTCAAGAACCACTGGGGCCGGGCCCGCCCCCGGGCCTTGGAGCTCTTCGGCGGCGAGGCTCTGTTCACCCCGGCTCTGGTGCCCAGCGATCAGTGCCTCACCAATTGCTCGTTTCCCTCGGGCCATGCGGCCCTGGGGTTTTGGGTCACGGCCCTGGCCCTGGTGGTCCCGGCGCGCTGGCGAGCGCAGGCGTGGACGGCGGCTCTAATTTTTGGGGGGCTGGTCGGCGGGTCGCGCCTCGTGGTCGGCGCACACTTTCTGTCCGATACCTTGGCGTCGGCCGTGCTGGTCATCGGTCTTAACATTGCCCTCTATCGGTCGATGACCGCTGTCCCGCGGACCACCGGGTGA
- a CDS encoding heme biosynthesis protein HemY has protein sequence MTRFLLFLLFTALLVGVAVGLANNPGALTVDWIGWHLETTASLSLVALLILIGVILLVYRLYGGVRRLPGFFGRGLHERRLKRAGLLLGEGLAAVRGGDLPLARKALREVERLLPDAVGAQLLAAETAAAQGDTEKARDMFNALRENPKFRAVGRRGLMDLAQAAGDEDTVLAMAREGVAAGVTAPWASGTLLPILVRRGQWEEAMMVLGRWSGRAGRSGRADDPQRYVKAALLTAQARHVIALGAPAQAQRLVQQALMLDPGLIEATLIAARLLLAEGKGRKAQQMLEALWRSQPQPDIAELYLSIDDDGDPLKRLQRVETLVASTPEAPQSRIALARAALAARLWGQARQALDPLVRVKPSPEVCRLVAQLEEGENQDLALANQWLLHALSAEPDEAWTCERCGTTHSRWDPVCSSCGALGTIGWRRTTRPALPQPDA, from the coding sequence ATGACCCGCTTTCTGCTCTTCCTTCTGTTTACCGCTTTGCTGGTGGGGGTCGCCGTTGGGTTGGCCAACAACCCGGGCGCGCTGACCGTCGATTGGATCGGCTGGCACCTCGAGACCACGGCGTCGCTCAGTCTGGTGGCGCTGCTGATCTTGATTGGCGTCATCTTGCTGGTCTATCGCCTCTACGGCGGCGTGCGCCGCCTGCCCGGCTTTTTCGGCCGCGGCCTGCATGAGCGTCGCTTGAAGCGTGCCGGCCTGCTCTTGGGTGAGGGGCTGGCCGCCGTGCGCGGCGGCGACCTGCCCCTGGCCCGCAAGGCCCTGCGCGAGGTCGAGCGGCTGCTGCCCGATGCCGTGGGCGCTCAACTCCTGGCCGCCGAAACCGCCGCCGCCCAGGGCGATACCGAAAAAGCCCGCGACATGTTCAACGCCTTGCGCGAAAACCCCAAGTTTCGCGCGGTCGGGCGGCGTGGCCTGATGGATCTGGCCCAGGCTGCGGGCGACGAGGACACCGTTCTCGCCATGGCCCGCGAGGGCGTGGCCGCGGGCGTCACCGCGCCCTGGGCGAGCGGGACCTTGCTCCCGATCCTGGTCCGGCGCGGGCAGTGGGAAGAGGCCATGATGGTTTTGGGCCGGTGGTCGGGCCGGGCCGGTCGCTCGGGTCGGGCCGACGATCCCCAGCGCTATGTCAAGGCCGCCCTGCTGACCGCCCAGGCCCGTCACGTCATCGCCCTGGGCGCTCCGGCCCAGGCCCAGCGTCTAGTCCAGCAGGCCTTGATGCTGGACCCCGGCTTGATCGAGGCCACCTTGATCGCGGCGCGCCTGCTGCTCGCCGAGGGCAAGGGCCGCAAGGCCCAGCAAATGCTGGAAGCCCTGTGGCGCTCCCAGCCCCAGCCGGACATTGCCGAGCTGTATCTGTCCATTGACGATGACGGCGATCCCCTCAAGCGCTTGCAGCGGGTGGAGACCCTGGTCGCCAGCACGCCCGAGGCGCCGCAAAGCCGCATCGCTCTCGCCCGGGCCGCCCTCGCCGCCCGGCTGTGGGGGCAGGCCCGCCAAGCGCTTGATCCCCTGGTGCGCGTCAAGCCGTCGCCCGAGGTGTGCCGTCTCGTCGCTCAGTTGGAAGAAGGGGAAAACCAGGATCTGGCCCTGGCCAACCAGTGGCTGCTCCACGCCCTGTCGGCCGAGCCCGACGAAGCCTGGACCTGCGAGCGCTGTGGAACCACCCACAGCCGCTGGGATCCGGTGTGCTCCTCTTGCGGGGCGTTGGGCACCATTGGCTGGCGGCGCACGACGCGGCCCGCCTTGCCCCAGCCCGACGCTTAA
- a CDS encoding COG4223 family protein, translated as MTERSKNDPLDGKXEAPPSAGKPSGDGTPAWGGPPPAGRSARDKTKATSPWSEAGAGDRRPPPAPRRRRGGGCLLMLLLLVFTALAVPGSYSWWRNQIPEPYRAEVPDLPFKPEEPRVVALESEASSLSSALSSANARVASLESELAEVRKLAENAGVKVDLTGPLSETASAYLYDQIRRVQSRVDTLNAAMVAPSNVLSLADRVTEIEKIARQTLTRRTVALALLLSVAQAREAADRGEPFLDQLRTVEAIVGDRDAFTTALAPLSPLADTGVVSRAILRERFKDMANAVTKAVALSESDSWVDRTVGALSTVVLVRRTDDAAAQATPLVLLARAERLVAENDLAGAKLILEGLDGKAAEAAKPWTDAVANRLIAEAALSDLTSLAVAEVGAARASDPGNTEG; from the coding sequence ATGACCGAGCGATCCAAGAACGACCCTCTCGATGGCAAGTGKGAGGCTCCGCCCAGCGCCGGAAAGCCGTCAGGCGACGGCACCCCGGCCTGGGGCGGGCCTCCCCCAGCCGGGCGCAGTGCGCGCGACAAGACCAAGGCCACCAGCCCCTGGTCCGAGGCGGGGGCCGGGGATCGTCGTCCCCCGCCTGCCCCGCGGCGTCGCCGGGGCGGCGGCTGCCTTYTGATGCTGCTGCTGCTCGTCTTTACGGCGCTGGCGGTGCCTGGGTCCTACTCCTGGTGGCGCAACCAGATTCCCGAGCCCTACCGCGCCGAGGTGCCCGACCTGCCCTTCAAGCCCGAGGAGCCGCGCGTTGTGGCCCTGGAGAGCGAAGCCTCCAGCCTGTCCAGCGCCTTGTCCTCGGCCAACGCCCGCGTCGCCTCCTTGGAAAGCGAGCTGGCCGAGGTGCGCAAGCTGGCCGAAAACGCCGGTGTCAAGGTTGACCTCACCGGGCCGCTCAGCGAAACCGCCAGCGCGTATCTCTATGATCAGATCCGGCGTGTCCAGAGCCGGGTCGATACCCTCAATGCCGCGATGGTGGCGCCGTCCAACGTTCTCTCGCTGGCCGATCGCGTGACCGAGATCGAGAAGATCGCCCGTCAAACCCTGACCCGGCGCACCGTGGCCTTGGCCCTGCTGCTCTCGGTGGCCCAGGCCCGCGAAGCCGCCGACCGGGGCGAGCCCTTCTTGGATCAGTTGCGCACCGTCGAGGCCATCGTTGGCGACCGCGACGCCTTCACGACCGCGCTCGCTCCCTTGAGCCCGCTGGCCGACACCGGCGTGGTCTCGCGTGCCATCTTGCGCGAGCGCTTCAAGGACATGGCCAACGCCGTGACCAAGGCCGTCGCCCTTTCCGAGAGCGACTCGTGGGTCGATCGCACCGTGGGCGCCCTTTCCACCGTGGTCCTCGTGCGCCGCACCGACGATGCCGCCGCTCAGGCCACCCCGCTGGTCCTCCTGGCCCGCGCCGAGCGGCTGGTGGCCGAAAACGACTTGGCCGGCGCCAAGCTCATCTTGGAGGGTCTGGACGGCAAGGCCGCCGAAGCCGCCAAGCCCTGGACCGACGCTGTGGCCAATCGTCTGATCGCCGAGGCGGCGCTTTCCGACCTGACCTCGCTTGCGGTGGCCGAGGTGGGTGCGGCCCGGGCCAGCGACCCCGGCAACACGGAAGGATGA
- a CDS encoding uroporphyrinogen-III synthase — protein MRALITRPRDDAERVALPLRERGIDIVFEPLLVIHVRGSDRRPFWRRDPLKSDLAKAQGLIFSSANGVRAFAAASKERRLPVYAVGDLTARVAREVGFTQVHSAEGDVVALGEMIRRLAQPSRGPLVHAAGSKVAGDLPGALAPAGFEIRRHVLYEALPARALSPETVRAFQAGTLDAVLLFSPRTAATFATLVRDAGLTGVLSKVTVYALSPAVAQALGDLSFHAVRVAAEPTQESLLAALDADRAPSPPPPSLIRNRPSMGDSRS, from the coding sequence ATGCGCGCGCTCATCACACGTCCCCGCGACGACGCCGAGCGCGTCGCGCTTCCCCTGCGGGAGCGGGGCATCGACATCGTTTTTGAACCTCTTTTGGTCATTCACGTGAGGGGATCGGACCGGCGCCCGTTCTGGCGCCGGGATCCTCTCAAGAGCGACCTCGCCAAGGCCCAAGGCCTCATCTTCTCCAGCGCGAATGGTGTGCGGGCCTTTGCCGCGGCCAGCAAGGAGCGCCGCTTGCCCGTCTACGCCGTTGGCGATCTGACGGCGCGGGTGGCGCGTGAGGTGGGCTTCACCCAGGTACACAGCGCCGAGGGCGATGTGGTCGCCCTGGGCGAGATGATCCGGCGCTTGGCCCAGCCCTCGCGCGGTCCCCTGGTGCACGCCGCCGGCAGCAAGGTCGCCGGAGATCTGCCCGGCGCCCTGGCCCCGGCCGGCTTCGAGATTCGCCGCCATGTTCTCTACGAGGCGCTTCCGGCGCGGGCTCTCTCCCCCGAGACCGTCCGGGCCTTCCAGGCCGGGACGCTCGATGCCGTGCTGCTGTTTTCACCGCGCACCGCCGCCACTTTCGCCACCTTGGTTCGCGACGCCGGCCTGACGGGTGTCCTCTCCAAGGTGACGGTCTATGCCCTGAGCCCAGCCGTGGCCCAGGCCCTGGGCGACCTTTCCTTCCACGCCGTGCGGGTGGCCGCCGAGCCGACCCAGGAGTCCCTCCTGGCCGCGCTCGACGCCGATCGGGCGCCCAGCCCTCCCCCGCCTTCCTTGATTCGGAACCGACCAAGCATGGGGGACTCCCGGTCATGA
- the hemC gene encoding hydroxymethylbilane synthase: MNPKPKLTIGTRGSPLALAQTHQVRDLLAAAHPELSEPGAIAIEVIKTTGDAILDRPLAEIGGKGLFTKEIDEAMLSGRIDIAVHSMKDVPTYLPDGIVLPCMLEREDVRDAVIGRDHPSIDALPLGAVVGTASLRRGAQILAKRPDLKVVSFRGNVQTRLAKLARGEVDATLLAKAGLNRLGMADKITSLLEVDQMLPAVAQGAVGVTCRADDEAAHRWLAPLNHAETFLCVTVERAFLAKLDGSCRTPIGGLARVSDFGTDQARVFFRGMIISPDGKVIHQTTREGSVAEAVALGDDAGAELLAKAGPNFFTGAHA, encoded by the coding sequence ATGAACCCAAAACCCAAGTTGACCATCGGCACCCGGGGTAGCCCCCTGGCGCTGGCCCAAACCCACCAGGTTCGCGATCTTCTGGCCGCGGCGCACCCCGAGCTGTCTGAGCCCGGCGCCATTGCCATCGAGGTCATCAAGACCACCGGCGACGCGATCCTCGATCGCCCGCTGGCCGAGATCGGTGGCAAGGGCCTGTTCACCAAGGAAATCGACGAGGCCATGCTTTCGGGCCGGATCGATATCGCCGTCCATTCCATGAAGGACGTGCCCACCTACCTGCCCGACGGCATCGTGCTGCCCTGCATGCTGGAGCGCGAGGATGTGCGCGACGCCGTGATCGGTCGCGACCACCCGAGCATCGACGCCCTGCCTCTGGGCGCCGTCGTGGGTACCGCCTCCTTGCGCCGCGGCGCGCAGATCCTCGCCAAGCGTCCCGACCTGAAGGTGGTCTCTTTCCGGGGCAACGTCCAGACCCGTCTCGCCAAGCTGGCGCGCGGCGAGGTCGATGCCACCTTGCTGGCCAAGGCCGGTCTTAACCGCCTGGGCATGGCCGACAAGATCACCTCCTTGCTGGAGGTGGACCAGATGCTGCCCGCCGTGGCCCAGGGCGCCGTGGGCGTCACCTGCCGGGCCGATGACGAGGCCGCCCATCGCTGGCTCGCCCCACTCAATCACGCCGAGACCTTCCTGTGCGTGACCGTGGAGCGCGCTTTCCTGGCCAAGCTCGACGGCTCGTGCCGCACCCCCATTGGCGGGTTGGCCCGGGTGAGCGACTTTGGGACCGATCAGGCCCGGGTGTTCTTCCGTGGCATGATCATCAGTCCCGATGGTAAGGTCATTCATCAGACGACCCGTGAGGGATCGGTGGCGGAGGCGGTGGCTCTTGGCGATGACGCTGGAGCCGAACTGTTGGCCAAAGCCGGCCCCAACTTTTTCACGGGCGCTCACGCCTAA
- the tsaD gene encoding tRNA (adenosine(37)-N6)-threonylcarbamoyltransferase complex transferase subunit TsaD — MGAYRVLGLETSCDETAAAVVAASRDDCGLGGGQILAQALVSQLEEHRPYGGVVPEIAARSHLDHLDRLVTRALRDSGVALRDLDAIAVTGGPGLIGGVLVGVMTAKALAFAAERPFIAVNHLEAHALSVRLPGGVAFPYLLVLASGGHCQLLAVEGVGACRRLGTTIDDAAGEAFDKAAKMLGLGHPGGPAVERRARAGDPRRFALPRPLVGRPGCDLSFSGLKTALRQTVERLDGPPSEQDIDDLCAAYQSAIADCLADRARVAARLFAERHGAGHPLVVAGGVAANQHLRDRLQEVAVANAMTFAAPPLALCTDNAAMVAWTGIERLRLGLTDTLDFRPRPRWPLDPEAAPARGRGR, encoded by the coding sequence GTGGGCGCATACCGGGTTCTTGGATTGGAAACAAGCTGCGATGAGACAGCGGCGGCCGTCGTCGCGGCATCGCGCGACGATTGCGGCTTGGGCGGCGGGCAGATTTTGGCCCAGGCCCTGGTCTCGCAGCTGGAGGAACACCGCCCCTATGGCGGCGTCGTGCCCGAGATCGCGGCACGCTCCCACCTCGATCATCTGGATCGGCTCGTCACCCGCGCCCTTCGGGACTCCGGCGTGGCGCTGCGCGATCTCGACGCCATCGCCGTGACCGGCGGGCCCGGGCTGATCGGGGGCGTCTTGGTCGGCGTGATGACGGCCAAGGCCCTGGCCTTTGCCGCCGAGCGGCCGTTCATCGCCGTCAACCACCTGGAGGCCCACGCCCTGAGCGTGCGGCTGCCGGGCGGCGTTGCCTTCCCCTACTTGCTGGTCCTGGCCTCGGGCGGGCATTGCCAACTGCTGGCGGTCGAGGGGGTTGGCGCCTGCCGCCGCCTTGGCACCACCATCGACGACGCCGCCGGCGAGGCCTTCGACAAGGCGGCCAAGATGCTGGGTCTCGGGCATCCGGGGGGCCCGGCCGTCGAACGCCGGGCCCGGGCCGGCGATCCCCGGCGCTTTGCCCTGCCGCGCCCGCTGGTCGGACGGCCGGGATGCGATCTCTCGTTCTCGGGGCTCAAGACCGCCTTGCGCCAAACCGTCGAGCGCCTGGACGGCCCGCCCTCGGAGCAGGATATCGACGACCTGTGCGCCGCGTACCAAAGCGCCATCGCCGACTGTCTGGCCGATCGCGCTCGGGTCGCCGCCCGCTTGTTCGCCGAGCGCCACGGCGCCGGCCATCCCTTGGTGGTGGCGGGCGGCGTTGCCGCCAACCAGCATCTGCGTGACCGCCTGCAAGAGGTGGCGGTGGCCAACGCCATGACCTTCGCTGCGCCGCCGTTGGCCCTGTGCACCGACAATGCGGCCATGGTGGCTTGGACGGGGATTGAGCGTTTGCGCTTGGGGCTGACCGACACGCTCGACTTTCGGCCGCGCCCGCGCTGGCCGCTTGATCCGGAGGCGGCGCCGGCCCGGGGGCGGGGGCGGTGA
- a CDS encoding NAD(P)H-dependent glycerol-3-phosphate dehydrogenase, producing MSEPLSTLAVIGGGAWGTALAQTASRAGRSVCLWAREPEVAEAITTRHENPDFLPGVPLEPAIRATSDLAQALEGAEAVLVVCPAQALRPVLAAAAPHWPSGAPMVLCAKGVELGSGLLMTEVAHEVLPTVAQAVLSGPTFAKEVALGRPTAVTIAAADPALAERLVSALGTRTFRPYAANDPVGAEVGGAVKNVLAIACGVVEGLGLGDNARAALLTRGLAEIIRLGRALGARPETLSGLSGLGDLILTATSAQSRNFSLGFALGEGQSLESLLSGRRTVAEGVPSAKAVVALAERHGIEMPICAAINNLLAGAHDVAGAMEALLSRPLRAETD from the coding sequence ATGAGCGAACCACTCTCCACTTTGGCCGTAATCGGTGGCGGCGCCTGGGGCACGGCCCTGGCCCAAACCGCCAGCCGCGCCGGCCGCTCGGTCTGCCTGTGGGCGCGTGAGCCCGAGGTGGCCGAGGCCATCACCACCCGGCACGAAAACCCCGATTTTCTGCCCGGTGTCCCCTTGGAGCCCGCCATCCGCGCCACCAGCGACCTTGCCCAAGCCCTCGAGGGGGCCGAGGCCGTGCTGGTGGTTTGCCCGGCCCAGGCCCTGCGCCCCGTTCTGGCCGCCGCCGCCCCCCATTGGCCAAGCGGCGCGCCCATGGTGCTGTGCGCCAAGGGCGTGGAACTGGGCAGCGGCCTGTTGATGACCGAGGTCGCGCACGAGGTGTTGCCCACCGTGGCCCAGGCCGTGCTCTCGGGCCCGACCTTCGCCAAGGAAGTGGCGCTGGGTCGCCCCACGGCCGTGACCATCGCCGCCGCCGATCCTGCCTTGGCCGAGCGGCTGGTGAGCGCCCTGGGCACCCGCACCTTCCGCCCCTATGCCGCCAACGATCCCGTTGGCGCCGAAGTCGGCGGCGCGGTCAAAAACGTTCTGGCCATCGCCTGCGGCGTGGTCGAGGGCCTGGGCCTGGGCGACAATGCCCGCGCCGCCCTCCTGACCCGGGGCTTGGCCGAAATCATCCGCCTGGGCCGCGCCCTGGGCGCACGGCCGGAAACCCTGTCGGGCCTCTCGGGCCTGGGCGACCTGATCTTGACCGCGACCAGCGCCCAGTCGCGCAACTTCTCGCTCGGCTTTGCGCTGGGCGAGGGCCAGAGTCTGGAGAGCCTGCTCAGTGGTCGGCGCACCGTGGCCGAAGGTGTCCCCTCGGCCAAGGCCGTGGTCGCCCTGGCCGAACGCCACGGCATCGAAATGCCGATCTGCGCCGCCATCAACAACCTTCTGGCCGGGGCCCACGACGTGGCCGGCGCCATGGAAGCCCTGCTGTCTCGCCCGCTGCGTGCCGAAACCGACTAA
- a CDS encoding bifunctional diguanylate cyclase/phosphodiesterase has product MVKVFTERTLPALQVLGMLGTTLIIALGLGTWSITSFTDYIGRTLDDVEAQAHQEQEALLDRQVSSLLAQLEQQRTTVEASLKSDLRAQTSQAVSIAQTVHDQLRGTLPEAKVRQIVLESLRPLRFSSGRGYAFVLDRTGTILLHPVEPGREGGSGLDIRDPQGGVPVRQILSPPADGFVRYLWTPSGWSEARHKISHVRPFAPYDWLIGVGDTLEAVDDDIRSRALPQVRAVHFGTSGAVLVLAAEPDRELAALAPGLSPSRLDADEAWLRRQPGGEALIQRIRSALASGERSLTLDLPDPSGHPPSPRLVRLGLFKPWNWILVASIDLADVTRLVNARRAALEHQIVEHRKTLGEVIIFVLLGAGGVAAGVGGWMNRLLTRYRNDLEQRSAALAESERKLRLSARVFESASDAVVITDTRNLIVAVNPSFTRMTGHALETLRGRSVMLLVSDRHDIRFLATLRRTLRENGGWAGEVWIRRADGSVFLSGLAITLAREPDGRVTHHIGTFADITDRKAAEERIRQLAYFDPLTQLPNRLLLRSRLTQALAAAQRLRINGAVLFIDLDNFKTLNDTRGHDIGDKLLIEVARRLRDTVRERDLVARLGGDEFVVILPHLDPDGAEAATQVERVAEKILNALNLPCEIEGTSHVITPSIGACLFPNDNDSVDTVLKHADTAMYQAKARGRNRLSFFEPAIQDALMRRSRLEADLRAAVTREEFTLYYQPQVDHTGTLVGAEVLVRWNHPHAGLVPPGEFIPLAEETSLIGPIGRQVLEQACSRIAHWNSLGLGQSLTIAVNVSAVQFRDPTFVTQVLDLLSRHGIDPSRLKLELTESLILDDVQGSIVTMNRLKAEGVGFSMDDFGTGYSSLSYLKRLPLDQLKIDRSFVEDVTTDPNDAVIVRTIIAMSRSLGLDVLAEGVERPEQRAFLVANGCQVFQGYLFSPPVDTSTFEAMLTGRIGFVPSRR; this is encoded by the coding sequence ATGGTAAAGGTGTTCACGGAACGCACGCTGCCCGCGCTTCAGGTCCTGGGGATGCTGGGAACCACCTTGATCATTGCCCTTGGTCTTGGCACGTGGTCCATCACCTCTTTTACCGATTATATTGGGCGGACCCTGGACGATGTCGAGGCCCAGGCCCACCAGGAGCAGGAGGCCCTGCTGGACCGGCAGGTCAGTTCGCTGCTGGCCCAGCTTGAACAGCAGCGCACCACGGTGGAAGCGAGCCTCAAAAGCGACCTGCGCGCCCAGACGAGCCAGGCCGTGAGCATCGCCCAAACGGTTCACGACCAGCTCCGGGGAACCCTGCCCGAAGCCAAGGTCCGCCAGATTGTCCTTGAAAGCCTGCGACCCCTTCGGTTCTCCAGCGGGCGCGGCTATGCGTTTGTCCTGGACCGCACGGGCACCATTTTGCTCCACCCGGTGGAGCCGGGGCGCGAGGGCGGATCGGGTCTTGACATCCGCGACCCCCAAGGAGGGGTTCCGGTGCGCCAAATCCTCTCTCCCCCGGCCGATGGCTTTGTCCGCTACCTCTGGACCCCCTCGGGCTGGAGCGAGGCCCGCCACAAGATTTCCCACGTGCGCCCCTTTGCCCCCTACGACTGGCTGATTGGCGTTGGCGATACCCTGGAGGCCGTGGACGACGATATCCGCAGCCGGGCCTTGCCCCAGGTCCGCGCCGTGCATTTTGGCACCAGCGGCGCCGTGCTGGTACTGGCGGCGGAACCCGACCGCGAACTCGCCGCCTTGGCCCCGGGGCTCTCGCCCTCGCGCCTGGATGCGGACGAGGCGTGGCTGCGGCGCCAACCCGGGGGCGAGGCGCTGATCCAACGGATCCGCTCGGCGCTGGCCTCGGGAGAGCGCTCCCTGACCTTGGATCTGCCCGACCCCTCGGGGCATCCCCCCAGCCCGCGCTTGGTACGCCTGGGCCTGTTCAAGCCGTGGAACTGGATCTTGGTGGCCAGCATCGACTTGGCCGACGTCACCCGGCTGGTCAACGCCCGGCGCGCGGCCCTGGAACATCAGATTGTCGAACACCGCAAGACCCTGGGGGAGGTGATTATCTTTGTGCTGCTCGGAGCGGGGGGCGTGGCGGCCGGAGTCGGGGGCTGGATGAACCGCCTGTTGACCCGTTACCGCAACGATCTGGAACAACGCAGCGCCGCCCTGGCTGAGAGTGAACGAAAACTGCGCCTCTCGGCCCGGGTGTTCGAGAGTGCCTCCGACGCCGTGGTCATCACCGATACCCGCAACCTCATCGTTGCCGTCAATCCCTCCTTCACACGCATGACCGGCCATGCGCTCGAAACCTTGCGGGGGCGCTCGGTGATGCTGCTGGTCTCGGATCGGCATGACATCCGCTTTTTGGCAACACTGCGTCGCACCTTGCGGGAAAACGGCGGCTGGGCCGGCGAGGTGTGGATCCGCCGCGCCGATGGCTCCGTGTTCTTGAGCGGCCTCGCCATCACCCTGGCCCGCGAGCCCGATGGCCGGGTCACCCACCACATCGGGACCTTCGCCGACATCACCGACCGCAAGGCGGCCGAGGAGCGAATCCGTCAGCTCGCCTATTTTGACCCCCTGACCCAACTCCCCAACCGTCTTTTGCTGCGTTCGCGCCTGACCCAGGCGCTGGCGGCGGCCCAGCGCCTGCGGATCAACGGGGCGGTTTTGTTCATCGATCTCGACAACTTCAAAACCCTCAACGACACCCGGGGCCATGATATCGGCGACAAGCTGCTGATCGAGGTGGCGCGGCGCCTGCGCGACACGGTGCGCGAGCGCGATCTGGTGGCGCGCCTAGGGGGCGACGAGTTCGTGGTGATCTTGCCCCACCTCGACCCGGACGGCGCCGAGGCCGCGACCCAGGTCGAGCGGGTGGCGGAAAAAATCCTGAACGCGCTCAACCTCCCGTGCGAGATCGAAGGAACGAGCCACGTCATCACCCCCAGTATCGGCGCCTGCCTGTTCCCCAATGACAATGATAGCGTGGACACGGTGCTCAAGCACGCCGACACGGCCATGTATCAGGCCAAGGCGCGCGGCCGCAACCGACTGAGCTTCTTCGAGCCCGCCATCCAAGACGCCCTGATGCGCCGCTCGCGCCTGGAAGCCGACTTGCGCGCCGCCGTGACCCGCGAGGAATTTACCCTGTACTACCAGCCGCAGGTGGATCACACGGGGACCTTGGTAGGGGCCGAGGTCCTGGTGCGCTGGAACCATCCCCACGCCGGCTTGGTCCCGCCGGGCGAGTTCATCCCGCTGGCCGAGGAAACCAGCCTGATCGGCCCGATCGGCCGGCAGGTGCTGGAGCAGGCCTGCAGCCGCATCGCGCACTGGAACAGCCTGGGTCTGGGCCAATCCCTGACCATTGCGGTTAACGTCAGCGCGGTTCAATTCCGCGACCCGACCTTTGTCACCCAGGTGCTTGATCTCCTGTCGCGCCATGGCATTGATCCCAGCCGGCTCAAGCTGGAACTGACGGAGAGCCTGATCCTCGACGACGTGCAAGGCTCGATCGTGACCATGAACCGCCTGAAGGCCGAGGGCGTCGGCTTCTCGATGGACGACTTCGGCACCGGCTATTCGTCGCTGTCGTATTTGAAACGGCTGCCGCTGGACCAACTCAAGATCGACCGCTCGTTCGTCGAGGACGTGACCACCGATCCCAACGACGCGGTGATTGTCCGCACCATCATCGCCATGTCGCGCAGCCTGGGCCTGGATGTTCTGGCCGAAGGGGTGGAACGCCCCGAACAGCGGGCCTTTCTGGTGGCCAACGGTTGTCAGGTGTTCCAGGGCTATTTGTTCAGCCCGCCGGTCGATACCAGCACGTTCGAGGCCATGCTGACGGGACGAATCGGCTTTGTTCCCAGCCGCCGCTGA
- a CDS encoding YciI family protein encodes MLFAVYCLDKPDHAEVRLANREAHLAYARSWEAQKKIVFGGPLLSPDGSAMIGSLLVFDVADQAEAEAFCAGDPYGVAGLFASVTVTPYKLLLGTRAQG; translated from the coding sequence ATGTTGTTTGCGGTGTATTGCCTCGACAAACCCGACCACGCCGAGGTCCGGCTCGCCAACCGCGAGGCCCATCTGGCCTATGCGCGGTCGTGGGAAGCCCAGAAAAAAATCGTGTTCGGCGGCCCCCTGCTGTCCCCCGATGGCTCGGCCATGATCGGCAGCCTGCTGGTGTTCGACGTGGCCGACCAAGCCGAGGCCGAGGCCTTTTGCGCCGGCGATCCCTACGGCGTGGCCGGCCTGTTCGCCTCGGTGACGGTCACGCCCTACAAGCTCCTGCTGGGCACCCGCGCCCAGGGTTGA